The following coding sequences are from one Nilaparvata lugens isolate BPH chromosome 6, ASM1435652v1, whole genome shotgun sequence window:
- the LOC111054956 gene encoding uncharacterized protein LOC111054956, protein MLVFKMEDGKNVESVLNYFSLLREGTEQSQIQASLAILVHLVHKQQAEDTDDSCHELHLGIRRIIRGLGSPRSRARKGYYTAFIGLISTFPNISFQAINDAIEAEFSNYHPDEESDVFKGIILAYGAIISTGVFLKASNEQIIAIVTKLISISQKKSYFLLAVTVYLGLLLTNIDLEKFEIVWKLIHEKFMIKKKSLFLEAYYLLMLAQAEFPSVINSNYLEKTIGASEIFSKTALDIIAEQCVCIPHESYIESPMYQYIFSNLLSSKSFVKKVWNKLDEQLSAPTPLRMTLAFEIFKIMANKLGKKDFLVHAFTPNFVYLLENELEEHENIRLARRVAIDTFCKILFADKSIKSKNLLLIIESLYFYPGNFQMFSGLGTKLFQSLIHGLKEEHVKTVAEMFHNVLTDKSMKVIEKRGDEEIKRPWKESQKKVSILMLSKLLNHPSIVGWANWKVNQLKIVIDIGFFRNGLSQKLTSTARKTIYLALDQKCQRLTDLRTILSDLAGYFNEKLCSSNFISVEFSKETRKLWTDMMRIISSLENNATDAGKLASTTFHVMFLQFGLSLFKDPKIGAENLKELKSIYEHASRKAEDNDQLRWTDVIIDLILSLLSQGDKSNRHIITKVFIHLCPYLTSENVHQMLAVLNPNSKNPLMVVNQEADSDEEYDGDEDKESTEEKDETSGDESPSDESDVDMSGDDIEDDTNYDKLRAELRTALGNDATLTDTESVDLDDMNEDEGKHLDEKLSEAFRFVKQQQQKRVALEEKDLFVFRLKVLDLIKVWTKTEPELSILLDVISVVLMLLETTIKGNADAELVAKLKAFIKTVTSVKKYKLTEKLDESLLVQLVETITSRDDKTHSVYISMSSEIIECCTFIFKVTLRENMEETHEKLVAVYRNLLTECFLTSNSIVPIGLFHSILSLTWNDSITLVEDITSIAFNDKLRPFQRCQTLKLLEAYFRNKRQLTEQYMTSNKKKLRKITNEIINNGLSELENNYSDKLYFKFVQTKSAIKKCVVSKIEWASVESDLQQMWQKKGKSSSKSTSQPPNKKRKTEDRSEPMETDNESDKDEERTSKGNTTSNGQMKKKKKKRNNRILTKKERKLRRAKESSKGMDKVFNFSAFSNKLVKS, encoded by the coding sequence ATGTTGGTTTTTAAAATGGAAGACGGTAAAAATGTTGAAAGTGTTCTTAATTACTTTTCTTTACTTAGAGAAGGAACTGAGCAATCTCAAATACAGGCATCTCTTGCAATTTTGGTTCATCTTGTGCATAAACAACAGGCGGAAGATACTGATGATTCTTGTCACGAGCTTCATCTTGGAATACGCCGCATCATTAGAGGTTTAGGATCTCCGAGATctagagctagaaaaggatactaCACCGCATTTATTGGATTGATAAGTACTTTtccaaatatttcatttcaagcTATCAACGATGCAATCGAAGCTGAATTTAGTAATTATCATCCAGATGAGGAATCTGATGTGTTCAAAGGAATCATTTTAGCTTATGGAGCTATAATAAGTACTGGTGTATTTTTAAAAGCCAGCAATGAACAGATAATAGCAATTGTAACAAAGTTGATTAGTATTAGTCAGAAAAAATCTTACTTCCTCCTTGCAGTAACCGTCTATCTTGGTCTGCTACTTACAAACATTGATCTGGAAAAGTTTGAAATAGTATGGAAActcattcatgaaaaattcatgaTTAAGAAGAAATCTTTATTTCTGGAAGCATATTATTTGTTGATGTTAGCTCAGGCCGAATTCCCATCAGTTATTAATTCAAACTATTTGGAAAAAACTATTGGTGCATCAGAAATATTCAGCAAAACTGCTTTGGATATCATCGCTGAGCAATGTGTGTGTATACCTCACGAGTCCTACATTGAATCTCCAATGTATCAATACATATTTAGTAACTTGCTGTCCTCAAAATCATTTGTGAAGAAGGTTTGGAACAAACTGGACGAACAGCTTAGTGCTCCAACCCCACTTCGAATGACTCTTGCTTTTGAAATCTTTAAAATCATGGCAAATAAATTGGGGAAAAAAGATTTCCTAGTGCATGCTTTTACCCCAAATTTTGTGTATTTGCTTGAAAATGAACTGGAAGAGCATGAGAACATTAGATTAGCTAGAAGAGTTGCAATTGATACTTTTTGCAAAATCCTGTTTGCAGATAAAAGTATAAAGTCAAAAAATCTGCTTCTCATCATTgaaagtttgtatttttatccaggtaattttcaaatgttcagtGGTCTTGGTACAAAATTGTTTCAGTCTTTAATTCATGGTTTAAAAGAAGAACACGTGAAGACTGTTGCAGAGATGTTTCACAATGTACTTACTGATAAGAGTATGAAAGTGATTGAAAAAAGAGGAGATGAAGAGATTAAGCGTCCTTGGAAAGAAAGTCAGAAGAAAGTAAGTATATTGATGCTTTCCAAACTGTTGAATCATCCTTCCATCGTCGGCTGGGCCAACTGGAAAGTGAATCAACtgaaaatagtcatcgatataGGTTTTTTTAGAAATGGGCTCTCTCAAAAGCTCACCAGTACTGCTCGGAAAACCATCTACCTGGCTCTAGATCAAAAATGTCAACGATTGACTGATTTACGAACAATTTTGTCTGATTTGGCTGGCTATTTCAATGAAAAACTATGTTCCAGCAATTTTATTTCGGTCGAGTTCAGCAAAGAAACTAGAAAACTGTGGACGGATATGATGCGAATCATATCTTCACTAGAGAACAACGCTACCGATGCTGGAAAGCTAGCCAGCACCACATTTCATgtaatgtttcttcaatttggCTTGTCCCTCTTCAAGGACCCCAAGATAGGAGCTGAAAatttgaaagagttgaaaagcATCTATGAACACGCCAGCAGAAAAGCAGAAGACAACGACCAACTGCGTTGGACTGACGTCATTATTGATCTTATATTGTCCTTGTTGTCTCAGGGAGATAAATCCAACAGGCACATTATAACTAAAGTATTCATTCACTTGTGTCCTTATTTGACCAGTGAGAACGTTCATCAGATGTTGGCCGTTTTGAATCCTAACAGTAAGAATCCTCTTATGGTTGTAAATCAAGAAGCTGATTCTGATGAGGAATATGATGGTGACGAGGACAAAGAAAGCACCGAGGAAAAAGATGAAACATCAGGAGATGAATCTCCTTCAGATGAAAGTGATGTAGATATGAGTGGTGATGATATAGAAGATGACACCAATTACGATAAGCTGCGCGCTGAGTTGCGCACTGCACTAGGAAATGACGCCACTCTCACAGACACTGAGTCTGTGGATCTCGATGACATGAACGAAGACGAGGGAAAACACCTCGATGAGAAACTATCCGAAGCCTTCCGTTTCGTCAAACAACAACAGCAGAAACGAGTCGCTCTTGAAGAAAAAGATTTGTTCGTTTTCCGGCTAAAAGTGCTCGACCTCATCAAAGTATGGACAAAAACCGAACCCGAACTCAGCATACTACTCGATGTAATCTCTGTGGTCCTCATGCTGCTGGAAACCACGATCAAGGGGAATGCTGATGCTGAGCTAGTAGCTAAATTGAAGGCGTTCATCAAAACAGTCACCTCTGTCAAAAAGTACAAACTCACCGAGAAACTAGATGAATCGCTACTGGTACAACTGGTCGAAACAATTACTAGTCGTGATGATAAAACACACTCAGTCTACATATCTATGTCAagtgaaattattgaatgttGTACGTTTATCTTCAAAGTTACTTTGAGAGAAAATATGGAAGAAACTCATGAGAAATTAGTAGCTGTCTACAGAAACTTACTCACCGAATGTTTCCTTACAAGCAACAGTATAGTGCCTATCGGATTATTTCATTCCATTCTAAGTCTGACTTGGAACGACAGTATAACCCTCGTTGAAGACATCACAAGTATCGCATTCAATGACAAACTTCGTCCATTTCAAAGGTGTCAGACTCTCAAATTGTTAGAGGCTTACTTTAGAAACAAGCGTCAACTAACTGAACAATACATGACAAGTAATAAgaaaaaactaagaaaaatCACGAATGAGATAATCAACAACGGTTTATCTGAACTGGAAAACAACTACTCTGATAAACTGTACTTCAAGTTTGTGCAAACTAAATCTGCAATTAAGAAATGTGttgtttcaaaaatagaatGGGCCTCTGTGGAAAGTGATCTACAGCAGATGTGGCAAAAGAAAGGAAAATCGTCGTCCAAATCCACTTCACAGCCACCAAACAAGAAGAGGAAAACAGAAGACAGAAGTGAGCCAATGGAAACTGACAATGAAAGTGACAAGGATGAAGAAAGAACGAGTAAGGGAAACACTACTAGCAACGGacagatgaaaaagaagaagaagaagcgaaaTAATAGGATACTTACGAAAAAGGAGAGGAAACTACGTCGTGCTAAAGAAAGCTCCAAAGGTATGGATAAAGTGTTCAATTTCAGCGCGTTTTCCAATAAGCTTGTTAAGAGTTGA